In Streptomyces sp. 71268, the DNA window GCCGTGACCACCCGCTGGATCAGCGTGAGCTGGGTGCGCACCCGCCGGGCGCGCGCGGGATCGCGCCGCCCCGTGGCGTAGCGCGCGTAGCTGGACTCGATGACGGCGGCCGAGACACGCACTATCAGCCAGCCCACCATGGCGATGCTCACCAGGGTGAGCACCAAGCCCACCGCCTCCCAGTGGTTCTCGTCACTGAGCAGGTGCGTCTCCCGGTACGAGCCGTGGATGACGCTCGTACACAGCGCTACCTGGAACGGCACGCGGCAGCGCCGAAGCAGCCCCCACAGCGGCGTCTCCGGATGGCGCTGGTCGGTCCTGCTCAACAGCCGGTCGACCAGCCAGCCGACGACGACGGTGAGCGCGACCGAACCGCCGATGACGATCAGCGGTCGCAGCACGTCCTCCATGGACTACTCAGCTCCTCTTCGGGTCCTCTTCGCGGGTCACCGCCCGCCACCGTAACTGGCACGATGGGGTGGGAACGAAAAAGCGACAGGATGTGACAGCGGTGGCCCCGACATCGACGATTGTGCTCTTCCACTCCGCGTACGGGTTGCGGCCCGCCGTACACGCGGCTGCCGAGCGGCTGCGCGCCGCCGGGCACGAAGTGCATGTGCCCGACCTGTACGAGGGCCGAACCTGCGAATCCGTCGAGGACGGCAGGGCGATCAAGGACGAGATCGGCAAGGACGAGCTGCTGGTGCGCGCCGTGCGCGCGGCGGCCCCGCTCTCCGACCGAGGTCTGGTCTACGCGGGCTTCTCGCTGGGCGGCTCGATCGCGCAGACCCTGGCGCTGGGCGACGCCAAGGCGCGCGGCCTGCTCCTGCTGCACGGCACGTCCGACATCGCGGAGGACGCGGCGACCGACGGGCTGCCGGTGCAGCTCCACGTCGCCGACCCGGACCCGTTCGAGCCGCACGACTGGCTGAGCGCCTGGTACCTGGGCATGGGCCGGGCCGGCGCGGACGTGGAGGTCTACCGCTACCCGGGCGCGGGGCACCTGTTCACCGACCCCGAGCTGCCGGACTACGACGCGGAGGCCGCGGAGAACACCTGGAAGGTGGCGCTGGCCTTCCTGGACGAGGTCGCCTGAGCCACCCGCGCGCCCGCTCGGTGCCCGCCCCGCTCGGGGCCCACTCCGCACGGCGCCCGCCCCCGCCGCACGGCCGGGGGCGGGCGCCGAGCCGTGTGCGCTAGCGCACCGGCTGGTCGGCGCGCTCCACGCGCTGGGTGCCGGACCGGGTGCGGTAGGAGCGGGCCCAGGAGGCGGTGGCGTTCGGGTCGGTGCGGTCGGAGATGGTGAAGTAGTCCATCTGCGTGCGCTGCTCCGTCACGTCGAGCACGCCGTAGCCGTGGGAGTCCATGTCCAGCCACTTCACGTGCCGGTTGGCGGCCTTGATCGCGGTGACCGCGGCCAGCGAGAGCGTGTGTGGCGCGACGTTCAGCAGGTCGTCGATGTTGTCCGAGGTCACCGACGTGACCACGAACTCGGTCGCGGCCGAGGGCGCGAGCGGGTACGTCGCGGCCCTGGTCGGCACGTCGTTGGCCCAGGCCATGTGGATGTCGCCGGTGAGGAAGACCGTGTTGTCGATGCCGCGCTCGCGCAGGTGGGCCAGGAGTTCGCGGCGGTCGTCGGTGTAGCCGTCCCACTGGTCGACGCTGGGCGCGATGCCCTCCGTGGGCAGGCCGAGGAGTTCGACCAGCGGCTTCAGCAGGTGCGCGGGGAGCGACCCGAACGCGAACGGGGAGATCATCACCGAGGTGCCGACCAGCTTCCAGCGCGCGTTCGAGGCCGCAAGGCCGGACTTGAGCCAGTCGAGCTGGGCCCGTCCGGTGATGGTGCGCTCCGGGTCGTCCACCGAGCCGCTGCCCGTCTTCGCCTGCTCCGAGCGGAACGAGCGCAGGTCGAGCAGGTGCAGATCGGCCAGCGAGCCGAAGCGCAGCCGGCGGTAGGTGGTGCCCTCGGTGCTCGGCCGCACCGGCATCCACTCGAAGTACGCCTGCTTGGCCGCGGCGACCCGGCGCGCCCACTCGCCCTCGGCGCCGGGAGTGTGGTTCTCCGCGCCACCCGACCAGGCGTCGTTGGCGAACTCGTGGTCGTCCCAGATCGCGATGACCGGGTGCGCCGCGTGCACCGCCCGCAGGTCGGCGTCGGTGCGGTAGTGGCCGTGCCGCGTCCGGTAGTCGGCGAGGGTGACGATCTCGTGCCGGGGCGAGTGCTGGCGCACCACGTCCTTGGCCTCCGGGTAGGTCCCGGTCCCGTACTCGTACAGGTAGTCGCCGAGGTGCAGCACGGCGTCCAGGTCGCGGCGCGCGGCCAGGTGCCGGTACGCCGAGAAGTACCCGGCCTCCCAGTTGGCGCACGAGACCACGCCGAACCGCACGTTGCCGTCCGAGGCGTCCGCCGCCGGGGCGGTGCGGGTGCGCCCGACGGGCGAGCGCGCGTCGCCGACCGCGAACCGGTAGTAGTACGCGGTGGCCGGCCGCAGCCCGCGCACGTCCGCCTTGACGGTGTGGTCGCTGTCGGCCGTCGCCCTGACGCTGCCGCGCGCGGCGAGTGCGGCGAAGTCCTGGGACTCGGAGACCTCCCAGGTGACCTCGACCGCCGCGCCCCGGCCGGAGCCGGGCACGGCGTCCGGGCTCGGCGTCACGCGGGTCCACAGCAGCACGCCGTCCGGCAGCGGGTCGCCCGAGGCGACGCCGTGCAGGAAGGCGGGGCCGGTGTCGGCGGCGTGCGCCGTGGGGAGCCCGAGGGGGAGCAGGGCCGCGGTGGCCGCGGCGGCCGTGACGGCGGTACGGCGGGAGATGCCGGTCGCGCGGCCCGCGGGGGAGGTCTCGGTTGCCTGGGATATGGCGTCTGGGGAGGTCACGGCCGTTGACCATACTGGCCAGTAGCCGGTGGCGTAAGAGCGGCGGGCGGGCGAACACCAAGTGTTCGCCCGCCCGCCGCTGTCAGGTCGCCGGCGCGCTGACTACTTCTTCAGGTTCTGGTCGACCACGGCGGTGAACTCCTCGGGCGACATCGGCGGGTTGTCCTTGCCCACCGTCAGCTTCTTGCCGTTGAGCTGGAAGGCGGGGGTGCCGGTGATCCCCTCGTCCTTCGCCTTGTCGAAGACCTTGGACATCTCCAGCGCCCACTTGTCGTAGGTGCCGTCCTTCACGGCCTTCTCGAAGTTCTTGTTGTCCTTCAGCGGCTTCACTTCCTGGGCCAGCTCGACCAGGCGCTTGTCGTCGGAGTACTCGTCCTCGCGCTCGTCGGGGTGGTTCTTCGCGTCGAAGAGGACCTTCTTGTACTCGAGGAAGGCGTCCGGGCTGACGTTCAGGGCGGCGCCGAGCGCGCTCAGCGCGTTCTTCGAACCCGAGCCGCTGATCTGCGGCACGTCGTCGAGGAAGGTGCCCATCTTGAACTGGGCCTTGTACTTGCCGTCCTCGATGTCCTTCAGGAGCGTCTCGCCGGTGCTCTGCTCGAAGGTGGAGCAGACCGGGCACCGCATGTCCTCGTAGACGGTGAGGGTGTTCTTGGCGTCCTTCTTGCCTATGACGACCTCGGTGCCCTTGTCGCCACCGGTGTTGGCCGGCTTCGCGAACGCCTTCTTCTTGGCCTCGCTCTTCCACTCCTTGTTGCTGACCTTGGTCTCGGCGCCCTCGTTCATGTTGGCGATGGCCACGCCGATACCGCCGGCCACGGCGAGGACCGCGACGATGGAGCCGCCGACGACCAGTTGCCGCCGCGTCTTCTCCTTCTTCGCCTGCTTCTCCCGCTCGGCGCGCAGCCGCTCACGGGCCGCCTGCTTGTTCTGCTGGGTGTTTCGCTTGCTCATGGCTGTGTCTTCTCCGTCGTCGTGGGGCTGGGGGGAGGGGGCGGCCGCGGGCGACCTCGTGATCACCGCGGGAGCCGGCGTACGCGGGCGCGCGGCGTACCGCGGGTCCCGTGTGCCGGCTTCGGTGCGCTGGGCGTCTGGCCCGCGCGAGGGCGCTGGCCGCTCGCCGCGGGCGCTGGGCTCAGGCCGCGAGGGCGAGCGGCGGACCGCGTCTGACGACGGAGTGCAGGAGGAGTGGCAGGTTCCGCGCGGGCAGGGCGCGGCGCGTGGGGCGGCCCGGCGCGCGCGGCGGCGGGTTCGCCGTGGCGGCGAACGCCACCAGGAGCGGGCGGAACGCGAAGGCGGCGAGCGCCCGCAACAACTGGCCGAGGGCGGCCTCGCCCCGGCGCAGCCACGCGGCGGCCACCAGGCCGATCGCCACGTGCGCGGCCAGCAGCAGCCACGGCGCGGCCGAGTCGGTGCCCGCCCCGACCGTGACGGCGGCGCTGTTGCCGTCGGCGGTCATCTGCGCCAGCGGCGAGCCGACGTCGCCGCCCCGGCACAGCAGGTCCACGCCCATCGTGCGCAGCGGCCCGGCCACCGGCCCGCCCGCCTGCCCGTAACAGGCGTGCTGGCCGGCGGTGAAGACGGTGTCGGCGGCCAGTTCGAGCGGTACGAGCAGGGCGGCGATCGAGCCGTAACCGCGCTCCCGGCCCGCCAGCGCGTAGGCGATGCCGAAGACGGCGACGCACAGCAGCACGACGGTCGTCAGGGGGAGCGGGGCACGGGAGAGCAGCACGTGGGAAGCAGCGGACAGCGTCACGCACAGCGCTGTGAACAGCGCCGCGCGTACCGCTCGCAACCGTGCCGCCGATATGTCCATCGCCGGAGAGTGTGCCACGGTCGCGGATAAGTGGCGTGTCAAGATTCGGCATCTCCCCGTCCGGTCCCGCGCCGACGCCGCTCAGCCAGCCGCATGTGACCCATGTCACGTACGCGGGCTGTCCGGTCGCCCGTGTCGAAGAGGCGGTACGCGCGGTAAGGGCGCGGGCCCGGGAGGGGATGCCGGGGTCGCGGCTACAGCCGCGCGTCCACCGCCCTGGTGAAGTCCGCGGCGGTCGTCGGCGGGCCCGCGCCGTCCACGCTCAGGCTCTGGCCGTTGAGCCTGATCGTCGGTGTGGAGGCCACCCCGCTCGCGTCGAACGCCTCGGACATCTTGGTCGCCCAGGCGTCGAAGGTGCCGGCGCGCACGTGGTTCTGGAACTCGGAGTTCGAGCCGAGCGCGGGGACCTGGCCGGCGACCTTGAGCAGGTAGGCGTCGGAGGCGAAGGAGTCCGTGCTCTCCGGGGGACGGTTGCGCTCGTCGTAGAGGGCCTTCTTGTAGTCCAGGAACGCCTCCGGGCTCACGTCCAGCGCCGCGCCCAGCGCGCTGAGGGCGTTGTGCGAGCCGGAGCCGCCCATGTTGCGGTCGAGGAAGGTGGCCATCGTGAACCGGGCCTTGTACTTGCCGTCCTTGATGTCCTTGATGATCGTGGCGCCGACGTTCTGCTCGAACTGCGCGCACGGCGGGCAGCGCAGGTCCTCGTACAGCTCCAGGGTCCCGGTGGCCTTCGGCTCGCCGATGACGACCGTGGTGCCGTCCTGGCCGGCGCTGTGCGCGGGCTTGACCAGCTCGCCCCCCGGCCGCGAGCCACCGGTGTTGCCGCTGCTCCCGCTGCCTCCCGTGGCGCCGGAGCCGCCGGTGCCGCCCGTGGAGCCGCTGGTGTCGTCGGCTCCGCCGGTGGTGCCGTTCGCGCCCTCGGGCCCGTCGGCGCCCTGTCCGTCGCCGCCGCCGATGAACCCGTCCTTGGCGACGGGGCCGGCGTCGCCCTTGCCGCCGTCGCCACCCTTGCCGCCCAGCACCAGGACGCCGGTGACCGCCAGCGCGATCGCGGCGACCGAGGCCACGACCGTCAGGGTCGCGCGCCGCCGCGCGTCACCGGCCGCCGGTCGCGGCGGCTCGGGCGCGCCCCACGCGCCACCGGCGGGCCCGGCCGGCGGCCCCGGGGGCGGGAACCCCGCCGCCCCCGGCTGGCCCTGCTGGGCGTACGGGCCCGCCGGCGGGGGCTGGGCGCCGGGCGGCGGGGCGGGCGTACCGGGCTGCGGCGGATACGGGGCGTGGGGCGGCGGGCTGGAGGGCGGGCCCTGGGTGGGCTGCTCGCCCTCGGGCCGCTGCTGACCTGGCTGCATGGCCAGTCACACTAGCCGGGCCGGACAGGAGTTCGGCAGGGTTCGCGACCCCGCCCCACCCCGGCCGGCGCCGGAGTGGGAGAGGTCACAGTCCGGGGATCGCCCCGTTGCGGAACAGGTCCACGAAGATCTGGTGGTCGGCCCGCGCCCGGGCGCCGTAGGAGTGCGCGAAGTCCACCAGCAGTTCGGCGAAGCCGTCCTCGTCGGCGGCGATGGCCGCGTCGATGGCCCGCTCGGTGGAGAACGGCACCAGCGAGTGGCCGCTCTCGTCGTCGGCCGCCGCGTGCATGGTCGCGGTGGCCCGGCCCAGGTCCGCGACGACCGAGGTGATCTCGTCCAGGTCGTCGATGTCGGACCAGTCCAGGTCCACGGCGTACGGCGAGACCTCGGCGACCAGCTGCCCCGCGCCGTTCAGCTCGGTCCAGCCCAGCCACGGGTCGGCGTGCGCCTGGAGCGCGCGCTGCGAGATGACCGTGCGGTGCCCCTCGTGCTGGAAGTAGTCGCGCACCCGCGCGTCGGTGACGTGCGAGGCGACGGCCGGGGTCTGCGCCTGCTTGAGGTAGATCACGACGTCGTTCTCCAGGGCGTCGCTGTTGCCTTCGAGCAGGATGTTGTACGAGGGCAGGCCCGCGCTGCCGATGCCGATCCCGCGGCGGCCCACCACGTCCTTGACCCGGTAGGAGTCGGGCCGGTCCAGGCTGGACTCGGGCAGCGTCTCCAGGTAGCCGTCGAAGGCCGCGAGCACCTTGTACCGGGTCGCCGCGTCCAGCTCGATGGAGCCGCCGCCGGGGGCGAAGCGACGCTCGAAGTCGCGGATCTCGGTCATCGAGTCGAGCAGCCCGAACCGGGTCAGCGAGCGGGCCACCCGCAGCGCGTCGAGCAGCGGCCCGTCGGCGGTGTCCAGCGTGAAGGGCGGCACCTCCTCGTCCTTGGCGCCGGCGGCCAGGGCCGCGACGCGCTCGCGGTAGGCGCCCGCGTACGTGCGCACCAGGGAGGAGATCGCCTCGTCGCTGAGGGCCTTGGTGTAGCCGATCAGCGCGACGGAGGCAGCGAAGCGCTTGAGGTCCCAGGTGAAGGGACCCACGTACGCCTCGTCGAAGTCGTTGACGTTGAAGACCAGGCGGCCGTTGGCATCCATGTAGGTGCCGAAGTTCTCGGCGTGCAGGTCGCCGTGGATCCACACCCGGCTGGTGCGCTCGTCCAGGTAGGGCCCGCCCTCGCGGTCGGCCTCCAGGTCGCCGTAGAACAGGGAGGCCGTGCCCCGGTAGAAGGCGAACGCCGAGGCGGCCATCTTCCGGAACTTGACCCGGAAGGCCGCCGGGTCGGCGGCGAGCAGCTCGCCGAAGGCGGTGTCGAAGACGGCGAGGATCTGCTCGCCGCGCTGTGCGGCCTTGCCGTGCTCGGTCGCCATCGCTGGGTCCTCCTGGGATGCGTCACGTGGAACAGTCGTTCCGGCCGGTCCAACGCGCGGCGCCCGCCGCGAGTGCCCGCCCGCTGTCAGTAGCCCGAAGTAGACTTCGGAGCCATCTTTCCCTCCTGGCTCACCCCGCGGGGAGGAGGGGACCGCATCCGTCACCCACTGTTCGCCGGAGGTCTTCCACCGTGGCCAAGCCGCCCTTCACGCATCTGCACGTGCACACTCAGTATTCGCTGCTCGATGGTGCGGCGCGGCTCAAGGACATGTTCGAGGCGTGCACCAAGATGGGCATGTCGCATATCGCCATGACCGACCACGGAAACCTGCACGGCGCCTATGACTTCTACCAGCAGGCGACGAAGGCGGGCATTACGCCGATTATCGGGATCGAGGCGTACGTGGCGCCCGAGTCGCGGCGGAACAAGCGGCGTATCCAGTGGGGCCAGCCGCACCAGAAGCGCGATGACGTCTCGGGTTCCGGTGGTTACACGCACAAGACGATCTGGGCGGCCAGCAAGACGGGTCTGCACAACCTCTTCCGTCTTTCGTCGGACGCGTACAAGGAGGGGTGGTTGACGAAGTGGCCCCGTATGGACAAGGAAGTGATCGCCGAGCACGCGGAGGGGCTCATCGCCTCGACCGGGTGCCCCTCCGGTGAGGTGCAGACCCGGTTGCGGCTCGGCCACTTCGACGAGGCGCTGAAGGCGGCGGCCGAATACCAGGAGATCTTCGGGAAGGACCGCTATTTCCTGGAGCTGATGGACCACGGCCTCGACATCGAGAAGCGGGTCCGCGACGGTCTTCTGGACATCGGCAAGAAGCTGGGCATCCCGCCGCTGGTGACCAACGACTCGCACTACACGTACGCGCACGAGGCCTCCGCGCACGACGCGCTGCTGTGTATTCAGACCGGAAAGAACATCTCGGACCCGGACCGTTTCCGGTTCGACGGCACGGGCTATTACGTCAAGTCCACGGACGAGATGTACGCGGTGGACTCCTCCGACGCCTGGCAGCAGGGCTGTGCCAACACCCTTCTGGTGGCCGAGCAGATCGACACGACGGGCTGGTTCGAAAAGCGCGACCTGATGCCCCGGTTCGACGTGCCCGAGGGTTACACCGAGGTCACCTGGTTCCAGGAGGAAGTAAAGCGCGGCATGGCCCGCCGCTATCCCGGTGGCGTTCCCGAGGACCGGCAGAAGCTCGTCGAGTACGAGATGGACATCATCATTCAGATGGGGTTCCCGGGATACTTCCTCGTGGTGGCCGACTTCATCATGTGGGCCAAGAACAACGGCATCGCGGTGGGCCCCGGCCGTGGTTCGGCGGCCGGTTCGATCGTGTCGTACGCGCTGGGCATCACCGACCTCGACCCGGTGGAACACGGGCTGATCTTCGAGCGGTTCCTCAACCCCGAGCGCGTGTCCATGCCCGATGTCGACATCGACTTCGACGAGCGTCGGCGCTCCGAGGTGATCCGGTACGTGACGGAGAAGTACGGCGCCGACAAGGTCGCGATGATCGGCACGTACGGCACGATCAAGGCGAAGAACGCCATCAAGGACTCCTCCCGTGTGCTCGGCTACCCGTACGCGATGGGTGACCGCATCACCAAGGCCATGCCGGCCGACGTGCTCGGCAAGGGCATCAACCTGGACGGCATCACCAACCCCAAGCACCCCCGCTACAGCGAGGCGGGCGAGGTGCGGGCGATGTACGAGAACGAGCCGGACGTCAAGAAGGTGATCGACACCGCGAAGGGCGTCGAGGGCCTGGTGCGGCAGATGGGCGTGCACGCCGCCGGCGTGATCATGTCCAGCGAGACCATCACCGACCACGTACCGGTGTGGGTGCGGCACACCGACGGGGTGACGATCACCCAGTGGGACTACCCCACCTGCGAAGACCTCGGTCTGCTCAAGATGGACTTCCTGGGTCTTCGCAACCTGACGATCATGGATGACGCGGTCAAGCTCATCAAGCGCAACAAGGGCATCGACATCGAGCTGCTCTCGCTGCCGCTGGACGACCCGAAGACCTACGAGCTGCTGTGCCGAGGCGACACGCTCGGCGTCTTCCAGTTCGACGGCGGGCCCATGCGCTCCCTGCTGCGCCTGATGAAGCCCGACAACTTCGAGGACATCTCCGCCGTCTCGGCCCTGTACCGGCCGGGCCCGATGGGCATGAACTCGCACACCAACTACGCCCTGCGCAAGAACGGCCAGCAGGAGATCACCCCGATCCACCCGGAACTGGAGGAACCCCTCAAGGAGGTCCTCGGCATCACCTACGGCCTCATCGTGTACCAGGAGCAGGTGCAGAAGGCCGCCCAGGTGCTCGCCGGCTACTCGCTCGGCCAGGCCGACCTGCTGCGCCGGGCCATGGGCAAGAAGAAGCAGGAGGTCCTCGACAAGGAGTTCATCCCCTTCCAGAAGGGCATGCGGGAGCGCAACTACTCCGACGAGGCCATCCAGGCGGTGTGGGACGTGCTGGTCCCGTTCGCCGGCTACGCCTTCAACAAGGCGCACTCCTCCGCGTACGGCCTGGTCACCTACTGGACCGCCTACCTCAAGGCCAACTACCCGGCCGAGTACATGTCCGCGCTGCTCACCTCGGTGCGCGACGACAAGGACAAGTCGGCGATCTACCTCAACGAGTGCCGCCGCATGGGCATCCGGGTGCTGCCGCCGAACGTCAACGAGTCGGAGGCGAACTTCGCCGCCCAGGGCGACGACGTGATCCTCTTCGGCCTGACCGCCGTGCGCAACGTCGGTCAGAACGTGGTCGACTCGATCATTCGCAGCCGCAAGGCGAAGGGCAAGTTCGCCTCCTTCCCCGACTACCTCGACAAGGTCGAGGCGGTCTGCTGCAACAAGCGCACCACCGAGTCGCTGATCAAGGCCGGCGCCTTCGACGAGATGGGCCACACCCGCAAGGGCCTGATGGCGCACTACGAGACCATGATCGACAACGTGGTCGCGGTGAAGCGCAAGGAGGCCGAGGGGCAGTTCGACCTCTTCGGCGGCATGGGCGACGACAGCGCCGACGACACCCCGGGTTTCGGGCTCGACGTCGAGTTCTCCGACATCGAGTGGGACAAGGCGTACCTCCTCGCCCAGGAGCGGGAGATGCTCGGCCTCTACGTCTCCGACCACCCGCTGTTCGGCATCGAGCACGTGCTGAACGACAAGGCGGACGCGGCGATCGCCCAGCTCACCGGCGGTGAGCACGCGGACGGCGCGATCGTCACCATCGGCGGCATCATCTCCGGCCTCCAGCGCAAGATGACCAAGCAGGGCAACGCCTGGGCCATCGCCACGGTCGAGGACCTGGCGGGCTCGATCGACTGCATGTTCTTCCCCGCCACCTACCAGCTCGTCTCCACCCAACTGGTCGAGGACACGGTCGTCTTCGTCAAGGGCCGGCTCGACAAGCGCGAGGACGTGCCCCGGCTGGTCGCCATGGAGATGATGGTTCCGGATCTGTCCGAGGCGTCCGTGGACGCGCCGGTCACCATCACCATCCCCACCGTCAAGGTCACCCCGCCGCTGGTGGAGAAGCTCGGCGAGGTGCTCACGCACCACCGGGGCTCCACCGAGGTGCGGATCAAGCTCCAGGGCGCC includes these proteins:
- a CDS encoding thioredoxin domain-containing protein, which encodes MSKRNTQQNKQAARERLRAEREKQAKKEKTRRQLVVGGSIVAVLAVAGGIGVAIANMNEGAETKVSNKEWKSEAKKKAFAKPANTGGDKGTEVVIGKKDAKNTLTVYEDMRCPVCSTFEQSTGETLLKDIEDGKYKAQFKMGTFLDDVPQISGSGSKNALSALGAALNVSPDAFLEYKKVLFDAKNHPDEREDEYSDDKRLVELAQEVKPLKDNKNFEKAVKDGTYDKWALEMSKVFDKAKDEGITGTPAFQLNGKKLTVGKDNPPMSPEEFTAVVDQNLKK
- a CDS encoding dienelactone hydrolase family protein → MTAVAPTSTIVLFHSAYGLRPAVHAAAERLRAAGHEVHVPDLYEGRTCESVEDGRAIKDEIGKDELLVRAVRAAAPLSDRGLVYAGFSLGGSIAQTLALGDAKARGLLLLHGTSDIAEDAATDGLPVQLHVADPDPFEPHDWLSAWYLGMGRAGADVEVYRYPGAGHLFTDPELPDYDAEAAENTWKVALAFLDEVA
- the dnaE gene encoding DNA polymerase III subunit alpha, which encodes MAKPPFTHLHVHTQYSLLDGAARLKDMFEACTKMGMSHIAMTDHGNLHGAYDFYQQATKAGITPIIGIEAYVAPESRRNKRRIQWGQPHQKRDDVSGSGGYTHKTIWAASKTGLHNLFRLSSDAYKEGWLTKWPRMDKEVIAEHAEGLIASTGCPSGEVQTRLRLGHFDEALKAAAEYQEIFGKDRYFLELMDHGLDIEKRVRDGLLDIGKKLGIPPLVTNDSHYTYAHEASAHDALLCIQTGKNISDPDRFRFDGTGYYVKSTDEMYAVDSSDAWQQGCANTLLVAEQIDTTGWFEKRDLMPRFDVPEGYTEVTWFQEEVKRGMARRYPGGVPEDRQKLVEYEMDIIIQMGFPGYFLVVADFIMWAKNNGIAVGPGRGSAAGSIVSYALGITDLDPVEHGLIFERFLNPERVSMPDVDIDFDERRRSEVIRYVTEKYGADKVAMIGTYGTIKAKNAIKDSSRVLGYPYAMGDRITKAMPADVLGKGINLDGITNPKHPRYSEAGEVRAMYENEPDVKKVIDTAKGVEGLVRQMGVHAAGVIMSSETITDHVPVWVRHTDGVTITQWDYPTCEDLGLLKMDFLGLRNLTIMDDAVKLIKRNKGIDIELLSLPLDDPKTYELLCRGDTLGVFQFDGGPMRSLLRLMKPDNFEDISAVSALYRPGPMGMNSHTNYALRKNGQQEITPIHPELEEPLKEVLGITYGLIVYQEQVQKAAQVLAGYSLGQADLLRRAMGKKKQEVLDKEFIPFQKGMRERNYSDEAIQAVWDVLVPFAGYAFNKAHSSAYGLVTYWTAYLKANYPAEYMSALLTSVRDDKDKSAIYLNECRRMGIRVLPPNVNESEANFAAQGDDVILFGLTAVRNVGQNVVDSIIRSRKAKGKFASFPDYLDKVEAVCCNKRTTESLIKAGAFDEMGHTRKGLMAHYETMIDNVVAVKRKEAEGQFDLFGGMGDDSADDTPGFGLDVEFSDIEWDKAYLLAQEREMLGLYVSDHPLFGIEHVLNDKADAAIAQLTGGEHADGAIVTIGGIISGLQRKMTKQGNAWAIATVEDLAGSIDCMFFPATYQLVSTQLVEDTVVFVKGRLDKREDVPRLVAMEMMVPDLSEASVDAPVTITIPTVKVTPPLVEKLGEVLTHHRGSTEVRIKLQGARKTTVLRLDRHRVTADPALFGDLKVLLGPSCLGA
- a CDS encoding thioredoxin domain-containing protein produces the protein MQPGQQRPEGEQPTQGPPSSPPPHAPYPPQPGTPAPPPGAQPPPAGPYAQQGQPGAAGFPPPGPPAGPAGGAWGAPEPPRPAAGDARRRATLTVVASVAAIALAVTGVLVLGGKGGDGGKGDAGPVAKDGFIGGGDGQGADGPEGANGTTGGADDTSGSTGGTGGSGATGGSGSSGNTGGSRPGGELVKPAHSAGQDGTTVVIGEPKATGTLELYEDLRCPPCAQFEQNVGATIIKDIKDGKYKARFTMATFLDRNMGGSGSHNALSALGAALDVSPEAFLDYKKALYDERNRPPESTDSFASDAYLLKVAGQVPALGSNSEFQNHVRAGTFDAWATKMSEAFDASGVASTPTIRLNGQSLSVDGAGPPTTAADFTRAVDARL
- a CDS encoding alkaline phosphatase D family protein, coding for MSRRTAVTAAAATAALLPLGLPTAHAADTGPAFLHGVASGDPLPDGVLLWTRVTPSPDAVPGSGRGAAVEVTWEVSESQDFAALAARGSVRATADSDHTVKADVRGLRPATAYYYRFAVGDARSPVGRTRTAPAADASDGNVRFGVVSCANWEAGYFSAYRHLAARRDLDAVLHLGDYLYEYGTGTYPEAKDVVRQHSPRHEIVTLADYRTRHGHYRTDADLRAVHAAHPVIAIWDDHEFANDAWSGGAENHTPGAEGEWARRVAAAKQAYFEWMPVRPSTEGTTYRRLRFGSLADLHLLDLRSFRSEQAKTGSGSVDDPERTITGRAQLDWLKSGLAASNARWKLVGTSVMISPFAFGSLPAHLLKPLVELLGLPTEGIAPSVDQWDGYTDDRRELLAHLRERGIDNTVFLTGDIHMAWANDVPTRAATYPLAPSAATEFVVTSVTSDNIDDLLNVAPHTLSLAAVTAIKAANRHVKWLDMDSHGYGVLDVTEQRTQMDYFTISDRTDPNATASWARSYRTRSGTQRVERADQPVR
- a CDS encoding DUF2252 domain-containing protein, coding for MATEHGKAAQRGEQILAVFDTAFGELLAADPAAFRVKFRKMAASAFAFYRGTASLFYGDLEADREGGPYLDERTSRVWIHGDLHAENFGTYMDANGRLVFNVNDFDEAYVGPFTWDLKRFAASVALIGYTKALSDEAISSLVRTYAGAYRERVAALAAGAKDEEVPPFTLDTADGPLLDALRVARSLTRFGLLDSMTEIRDFERRFAPGGGSIELDAATRYKVLAAFDGYLETLPESSLDRPDSYRVKDVVGRRGIGIGSAGLPSYNILLEGNSDALENDVVIYLKQAQTPAVASHVTDARVRDYFQHEGHRTVISQRALQAHADPWLGWTELNGAGQLVAEVSPYAVDLDWSDIDDLDEITSVVADLGRATATMHAAADDESGHSLVPFSTERAIDAAIAADEDGFAELLVDFAHSYGARARADHQIFVDLFRNGAIPGL